A single Flavobacterium sp. 1 DNA region contains:
- a CDS encoding type III pantothenate kinase, with translation MILAIDVGNTRIKSAVFEGDAVLESFVFSKIELRKNIQNILKKYRKVTHLVVSSVSDIEKQSFSEFESLVDIHFVSHNDPFPFVNRYKTPKTLGVDRMVLAAGATLQFPNQNRLVIDAGTCVTYDFIDESDNYLGGAISPGLQLRYTALHNFTAKLPLLGLEKPEYFIGKSTSESIHSGVVNGLVYEIDGFIDEYKVLHPNFIIILTGGDAVFLAKRLKNTIFANSNFLLESLNQIFQYKIEND, from the coding sequence ATGATTTTAGCAATTGATGTTGGAAATACCAGAATTAAATCTGCTGTATTTGAGGGTGATGCGGTTTTAGAAAGCTTTGTTTTTTCGAAAATTGAGCTTCGAAAAAACATTCAGAATATTTTAAAAAAATATAGAAAAGTTACTCATTTAGTTGTTTCTTCAGTTTCGGATATAGAAAAACAGTCTTTTTCAGAATTTGAAAGTCTTGTGGATATTCATTTTGTTTCACATAATGATCCGTTTCCGTTCGTTAATCGTTATAAAACCCCTAAAACTTTAGGAGTAGACAGAATGGTGCTTGCTGCGGGTGCAACACTTCAGTTTCCGAATCAAAACCGGCTGGTTATTGATGCAGGGACTTGTGTGACTTATGATTTTATCGACGAATCGGATAATTATCTTGGCGGAGCAATCTCTCCAGGATTACAGTTGCGATATACTGCATTGCACAACTTTACTGCAAAACTTCCCTTATTAGGACTGGAAAAGCCAGAATATTTTATTGGTAAATCTACTTCAGAATCGATTCATTCTGGTGTTGTAAACGGATTGGTCTATGAAATCGATGGTTTTATAGATGAATATAAGGTATTACATCCAAACTTTATAATAATTTTAACGGGTGGAGATGCAGTTTTTTTGGCTAAACGATTAAAAAATACCATATTTGCCAATTCAAATTTCCTATTAGAGAGTTTGAATCAAATTTTTCAATATAAAATAGAAAATGATTAA
- the lptC gene encoding LPS export ABC transporter periplasmic protein LptC encodes MAFFKKYIPFLSLLIIIASMVLGCESNFKEVHNNDYSEFVPSGDADQVNLKYTDSGRIKSILVSPKMFDYSNVDFAFTEFPKGVDVTIYDDKGKKTFIRSNYAVSYKLTNIIDLQGKVKITSEAGQILETEQLFFDQKNQWFYTEKKFKLTDAANSSTGQGIDFSKDFKTINSQRIQGEIESKE; translated from the coding sequence ATGGCTTTCTTTAAAAAATATATTCCGTTTCTTTCGCTGTTAATTATTATTGCCAGCATGGTTTTGGGATGCGAAAGTAATTTTAAAGAAGTGCATAATAATGATTATTCTGAATTTGTCCCAAGTGGCGATGCAGATCAAGTGAATTTAAAATACACTGATTCCGGGAGAATAAAATCGATACTTGTAAGTCCAAAAATGTTTGATTATTCTAATGTCGATTTTGCCTTTACAGAATTCCCTAAAGGCGTAGATGTTACCATTTATGACGATAAAGGAAAAAAAACATTTATCAGGTCTAATTATGCGGTTTCCTATAAACTGACCAATATTATAGATTTGCAGGGCAAAGTGAAAATCACTTCTGAAGCAGGACAGATACTGGAAACAGAACAATTGTTTTTTGATCAAAAAAATCAATGGTTTTATACAGAGAAAAAATTTAAATTGACCGATGCTGCAAACAGTTCTACTGGTCAGGGAATTGATTTTAGTAAAGACTTTAAAACTATTAATTCGCAGAGAATACAAGGAGAAATTGAATCCAAAGAATAA
- a CDS encoding hemolysin family protein, with amino-acid sequence MEIGIIILCLILCAFFSGMEIAFISSNKIYLELEKKQNSFLSRTLTKLTEKPSKFIAAMLIGNNIALVVYGFFMGELLMRWLLLFNLHFSDAISLLIQTVISTLIVLITAEFLPKVFFQIYANSLIKFFAIPSYFFYQLFYFVSTFLIWISDFILKKFFKTEGDQVQLYFSKIELGNYITEQMSTVEDDEEVDSEIQIFRNALDFSGVKARDVMTPRTEIAAIDVIESIEDLKTLFIETGYSKMVIYQNSLDDIIGYVHSFDLFKKPSSIKEIVIPVEFIPEAIYIKDAMNLLTKKRKSVAVVLDEYGGTSGILTIEDIVEELFGEIEDEHDLDEELIEKELDDNSFLFSARFDVEYLNQTYKLAIPESDSYGTLGGFIVDFTKEIPQKGDEITIDNYHFVIEEATNKKIELVKMTVKD; translated from the coding sequence ATGGAAATAGGTATCATAATATTGTGCTTAATACTATGTGCTTTTTTTTCAGGAATGGAGATAGCTTTTATCTCTTCGAATAAAATTTATCTGGAGTTAGAGAAAAAACAAAACAGTTTTCTTTCCAGAACACTTACTAAACTTACAGAAAAGCCATCAAAATTTATTGCGGCAATGCTTATTGGTAACAATATAGCATTAGTGGTTTATGGGTTTTTCATGGGTGAGTTATTGATGAGGTGGTTACTGCTTTTTAATCTGCATTTTTCGGATGCCATAAGTCTTTTAATTCAAACGGTAATTTCAACTTTAATAGTTTTAATAACAGCTGAATTTCTCCCGAAGGTTTTCTTTCAAATTTATGCTAATTCACTGATTAAGTTTTTTGCCATACCTTCTTACTTCTTTTATCAATTATTCTATTTTGTATCTACTTTTCTGATTTGGATTTCAGATTTTATTTTGAAAAAATTCTTTAAAACCGAAGGAGATCAAGTGCAGCTTTATTTTAGTAAAATAGAATTAGGAAACTATATTACCGAGCAAATGAGTACGGTTGAGGATGATGAAGAAGTAGATTCGGAAATACAGATTTTTAGAAATGCTTTAGATTTCTCAGGTGTAAAAGCAAGAGATGTAATGACGCCGCGTACCGAGATCGCTGCTATTGACGTAATTGAATCGATAGAGGATCTGAAGACATTGTTTATAGAAACAGGTTATTCAAAAATGGTAATTTATCAAAATTCATTAGATGATATCATTGGATATGTGCATTCTTTTGATTTGTTTAAAAAACCTTCCAGTATTAAAGAAATAGTTATCCCCGTGGAATTTATTCCAGAGGCTATTTATATAAAAGATGCTATGAATTTATTGACTAAAAAAAGAAAAAGTGTGGCAGTTGTATTGGATGAATATGGCGGTACATCGGGAATTCTTACAATTGAAGATATTGTTGAAGAGCTTTTTGGAGAAATAGAAGATGAACACGATTTGGATGAAGAATTAATTGAAAAAGAGCTAGATGATAATTCATTTTTATTTTCCGCCCGTTTTGATGTCGAATATTTGAATCAAACGTATAAGCTTGCAATTCCTGAAAGTGATTCCTATGGAACGCTTGGAGGATTTATCGTTGATTTTACTAAAGAAATTCCTCAAAAAGGAGATGAAATTACTATTGATAATTATCATTTTGTCATTGAGGAAGCAACAAATAAGAAGATTGAATTGGTTAAAATGACTGTCAAGGACTAG
- a CDS encoding SurA N-terminal domain-containing protein: MAVLSKIRQHSAIMIGVIALALFSFIIQDLFTKGNFGKSSKDVGSINGKDIAFEDFRLKVSNVEKSGQGITATEASRRVWDQEVTIALLSAEFDKLGLRVGEKHILEILKADQNIGKNPMFLNAAGMFDVVKFKEFFKSNPEQAQYLKDREKDAELNAKFQIYNTLIKGGIYTTESEGKFNYELGANKVSFDYVAGLFSTIKDSEVKVTDADVLDYMKASPKNSSQKKLVI; this comes from the coding sequence ATGGCAGTTTTATCAAAAATCAGACAACATTCCGCTATAATGATTGGAGTTATTGCTCTAGCATTATTCTCATTTATCATACAAGATCTTTTTACAAAAGGGAATTTTGGTAAAAGCTCGAAGGATGTTGGAAGCATCAATGGAAAGGATATTGCATTTGAAGACTTTAGGCTTAAAGTAAGCAATGTCGAAAAAAGCGGACAGGGAATTACAGCTACAGAAGCATCAAGAAGAGTTTGGGACCAAGAAGTAACAATCGCTTTGCTTTCTGCAGAATTTGATAAATTAGGATTAAGAGTAGGAGAGAAACATATCTTGGAAATTCTTAAAGCTGATCAGAATATTGGTAAAAACCCAATGTTTTTGAATGCTGCTGGTATGTTTGATGTTGTAAAATTTAAAGAGTTTTTTAAATCAAATCCAGAGCAGGCTCAATATTTAAAAGACAGAGAGAAAGACGCTGAATTGAATGCTAAATTTCAAATTTATAATACTTTAATTAAAGGAGGTATTTATACAACTGAAAGCGAAGGAAAATTCAATTATGAATTGGGAGCTAACAAAGTAAGTTTTGATTATGTTGCTGGTTTATTTTCTACTATTAAAGACAGTGAAGTAAAAGTAACTGATGCTGATGTATTGGATTACATGAAAGCAAGTCCAAAAAATTCAAGTCAGAAGAAACTCGTGATATAG
- a CDS encoding peptidylprolyl isomerase: MLTGSVVYNQATGKNDTLAGFKNAKNAAEFVNSNSDVPYDSSYVAKKDLPAVDADKLYNLAPGEVYGPYVFGKYYCLSKSLGKKAGVNAKASHILISYEGTQVPNKKEKRTKEEAKAKAEAILAQVTANPDSFMMLAFTASDDSSAQQGGDLGYFGQGQMVKPFNDFVFNNGIGKIGLVETPFGYHIIKVTDKQDGVRLATVAQKIEASEATSDKVFEQATKFEMEVAEKDFNKTAKEMALTVSPAVSVKAMDESFGPLGAQRTIVRWAFENDTKEGAVKRFEVANLGHVIAKLKAIDKSGLVPVAQARPYVESILKNKKKAELLKAKMTGSSLEAIAKATGSTVQKAVDVTLENPVLPGGVGQEAKVVGNAFALGANKVSAPIEGVTGVYVVKNTSTVKAPALKSYTDNVAKLKSQGASDANRVLPALKEGAEIKDNRKDFNY; the protein is encoded by the coding sequence TTGTTGACAGGAAGTGTGGTTTACAATCAGGCTACTGGTAAAAATGATACTTTGGCTGGATTTAAAAATGCTAAAAATGCAGCTGAATTTGTAAATTCAAATTCGGATGTTCCTTATGATTCATCTTATGTTGCCAAAAAAGATTTACCAGCTGTTGATGCAGATAAATTATACAATTTAGCACCAGGAGAAGTTTATGGACCATACGTTTTTGGTAAATACTACTGTCTTTCTAAATCATTAGGAAAAAAAGCAGGTGTAAATGCTAAAGCAAGCCACATCCTTATCAGTTATGAAGGAACTCAAGTTCCTAATAAAAAGGAAAAAAGAACAAAAGAAGAAGCTAAAGCTAAAGCAGAAGCTATTTTAGCTCAAGTTACAGCAAATCCTGATAGTTTCATGATGTTAGCATTTACTGCCTCTGATGATTCATCAGCTCAGCAAGGAGGTGATTTAGGATATTTTGGACAAGGACAAATGGTAAAGCCTTTTAATGATTTTGTTTTCAATAACGGTATTGGTAAAATTGGATTGGTTGAAACGCCATTTGGTTACCATATCATTAAAGTTACAGACAAACAAGACGGTGTTCGTTTGGCAACTGTTGCTCAAAAAATTGAAGCTTCAGAAGCTACTTCTGATAAAGTATTCGAGCAGGCGACTAAATTTGAAATGGAAGTTGCTGAAAAAGATTTTAATAAAACAGCTAAAGAAATGGCTCTTACTGTATCGCCAGCTGTTTCAGTAAAAGCGATGGATGAAAGTTTTGGGCCTCTGGGAGCTCAAAGAACTATTGTAAGATGGGCTTTTGAAAATGATACTAAAGAAGGAGCCGTTAAAAGATTTGAAGTGGCTAATTTAGGTCATGTAATTGCTAAACTTAAGGCTATTGATAAATCAGGATTAGTTCCAGTTGCACAAGCAAGACCTTATGTTGAGTCTATTCTTAAAAATAAGAAAAAAGCGGAATTGCTAAAAGCTAAAATGACAGGAAGTTCATTAGAAGCGATTGCAAAAGCAACGGGTTCTACTGTTCAAAAAGCTGTTGATGTAACTTTGGAAAATCCAGTTTTACCTGGAGGAGTTGGTCAAGAGGCTAAAGTAGTTGGAAATGCATTCGCTTTGGGGGCTAATAAAGTATCTGCTCCAATCGAAGGAGTTACTGGTGTTTATGTAGTGAAAAATACAAGCACTGTAAAAGCGCCAGCTCTAAAAAGCTACACAGATAATGTTGCTAAACTGAAATCGCAAGGTGCATCAGATGCAAACAGAGTATTGCCAGCATTAAAAGAAGGTGCTGAAATAAAAGATAACAGAAAAGATTTTAATTACTAA
- a CDS encoding GYDIA family GHMP kinase, whose amino-acid sequence MKTTFYSNGKLLITGEYLVLDGAKALALPTKFGQNLTVEKSNKQEIKWTSYDADGSIWFDETIPFGAILSTTPFETESIKNTLIIILRTALQLNPGALLISEGYIVTTRLTFPRKWGLGTSSTLINNIAQWFQIDAFTLLKNSFGGSGYDIACAQNNTPVVYYLEQGKAIIETVQFNPSFSKNLYFVYLNQKQSSKSAIASYKEKKNNLETQKEIISQITQTVLNAKNETAFAQTLENHEKILSTILETKTVKETLFPDFNGTIKSLGAWGGDFVLVVSEENPKSYFSNKGYETIIEYRDLIL is encoded by the coding sequence ATGAAAACAACCTTCTACAGCAACGGCAAACTTTTAATAACTGGAGAATATCTAGTTCTTGATGGCGCAAAAGCATTGGCCCTGCCAACAAAGTTTGGTCAAAACCTGACAGTTGAAAAAAGTAACAAGCAAGAAATAAAATGGACAAGCTATGATGCTGATGGAAGTATTTGGTTTGATGAGACAATTCCTTTTGGTGCAATTCTCTCAACAACTCCTTTTGAAACAGAATCAATAAAAAACACCTTAATTATCATTTTGAGAACAGCCCTTCAGCTCAACCCGGGTGCGTTATTAATTTCTGAAGGCTATATCGTAACTACTCGATTGACTTTTCCAAGAAAATGGGGACTGGGAACCTCTTCTACTCTAATAAACAATATTGCCCAATGGTTTCAAATTGACGCTTTTACACTGCTTAAAAACAGCTTTGGAGGCAGTGGTTATGATATTGCCTGTGCTCAAAATAACACTCCAGTTGTATATTATCTTGAACAAGGAAAAGCAATTATTGAAACGGTACAATTCAATCCTTCTTTTTCAAAAAATCTATACTTTGTTTATCTCAATCAAAAGCAAAGCAGTAAAAGCGCGATAGCTTCTTATAAAGAGAAAAAAAACAATTTAGAAACCCAAAAAGAAATTATCAGCCAGATAACCCAAACGGTATTAAACGCAAAAAACGAAACTGCTTTTGCGCAGACTTTAGAAAACCACGAAAAAATATTAAGCACAATTCTTGAAACCAAAACAGTTAAAGAAACTTTATTTCCGGATTTTAACGGCACTATAAAAAGTCTTGGAGCTTGGGGAGGTGATTTTGTATTGGTAGTTTCCGAAGAAAATCCTAAATCTTACTTTTCGAACAAAGGCTACGAAACGATTATTGAGTATCGTGATTTGATTTTATAA
- a CDS encoding hydroxymethylglutaryl-CoA reductase, degradative, with translation MNNAVAGFSKLSKEEKINWIANNYFSTPNEAVTLLKNYWNADEKIQKLHDEFIENTISNFYIPLGVAPNFLINGKYHTVPMAIEESSVVAAASKAAKFWSTRGGFKATVINTEKIGQVHFIYKGDTSKLALFFTQLKSKLFDSTENITKNMQKRGGGILDIILKDKINLLPNYHQLHATFETKDSMGANFINSCLEVFAKTLKEEALAFELFSEEEKNIEVIMSILSNYVPDCIVRAEVSCPIENLVEKHIENPHEFASKFIQAVQIAEVEPFRAVTHNKGIMNGIDAVVLATGNDFRAVEAGIHAYASKNGQYSSLSHAKIENGIFSFWLEIPLALGTVGGLTSLHPLVKLSLEMLEKPSAEELMQIVAVAGLAQNFAALRSLTTTGIQDGHMKMHLNNILNQFEANEEERILTKKHFKHHVVSHSAVVDFLENLRK, from the coding sequence ATGAATAACGCAGTTGCCGGATTTTCTAAATTATCCAAAGAAGAAAAAATAAACTGGATTGCCAATAACTATTTTTCAACTCCAAACGAGGCAGTTACATTACTGAAAAACTATTGGAATGCCGATGAAAAAATTCAGAAACTGCATGATGAATTCATAGAAAACACCATATCCAATTTTTATATTCCGCTGGGAGTAGCGCCAAATTTCCTGATTAACGGGAAATATCACACCGTTCCAATGGCTATTGAGGAAAGCTCTGTAGTTGCAGCGGCTTCCAAAGCAGCCAAATTTTGGTCAACACGCGGTGGTTTTAAAGCAACCGTTATTAATACTGAAAAAATTGGACAAGTTCATTTTATCTATAAAGGAGATACATCAAAATTAGCACTGTTCTTTACCCAATTGAAATCAAAATTATTTGATTCAACCGAAAACATCACTAAGAACATGCAAAAACGCGGTGGCGGTATTTTGGACATCATACTGAAAGACAAGATCAATTTACTCCCAAATTACCATCAGCTTCATGCCACTTTTGAAACAAAAGACAGCATGGGAGCCAATTTCATAAACTCCTGCTTGGAAGTATTTGCCAAAACATTAAAGGAGGAAGCATTGGCTTTCGAGTTATTTTCAGAAGAAGAAAAAAACATAGAAGTAATAATGAGCATTCTTTCCAACTATGTTCCAGACTGCATTGTCCGCGCCGAAGTATCTTGTCCTATCGAAAATTTAGTTGAGAAGCATATCGAAAACCCACATGAATTTGCATCCAAATTTATCCAGGCGGTTCAAATTGCCGAAGTAGAACCTTTCCGCGCAGTGACCCACAATAAAGGAATCATGAACGGAATTGATGCTGTTGTTCTTGCCACAGGAAACGATTTTAGAGCGGTCGAAGCCGGAATTCATGCTTACGCTTCAAAAAACGGTCAATATTCCAGCTTGTCCCATGCCAAAATAGAAAACGGAATATTCAGTTTTTGGCTGGAAATACCATTAGCTTTAGGAACTGTTGGCGGTTTAACATCACTGCATCCTTTGGTAAAATTATCTTTAGAAATGCTGGAGAAACCATCAGCTGAAGAATTAATGCAAATCGTAGCAGTTGCTGGATTGGCTCAAAACTTTGCCGCATTGCGCTCGCTCACAACCACCGGTATTCAAGACGGCCACATGAAAATGCATTTAAATAATATCCTAAACCAGTTTGAAGCCAATGAAGAAGAACGTATTTTGACCAAAAAACATTTCAAACACCACGTTGTTTCACATAGTGCAGTAGTTGATTTTCTAGAAAATTTAAGGAAATAA
- a CDS encoding S9 family peptidase: MYLNKITALLFFLCITVFGQQKVTVDEIFTGAFRAKGMDELQSLQNTNQYTVLNFDRATRSMQIDLYDFATLKKESNLIDTKNFAALVDGIDSYTFDASEKQLLIACSSDKIFRHSFASDYFLYDLTTRTLTKLFDFKVQEPTFSPDGTKIAYAKGNNLYVYDVASKKSTAITSDGKKNSIINGITDWVYEEEFAFVRAFDWSKDSKKIAFIRFDESEVPEFSMSIFQKSLYPTIETFKYPKAGEKNATVSLHIYDVAGSIAKKVDLGNYKDFYIARLKWTNDSNVLSAQVLNRHQDNLDLLFIDGTTANAKVVLNEKDKAYVDVTDNLTFLQDNSFIWTSEKDGFNHIYIYDKTGKLKNQITKGNWEVTSYYGFDEKTKTIFYQSTENGSINRDVYSIALDGKNKIRLTKNTGTNTATFSPNFQFFINTFSSAAQPTVYSLNESKTGKEIKVIENNQELASKLKGYNLPFKEFFVLKTAKGNELNAWLIKPKDFDASKKYPVFMYQYSGPGSQQVNNEWNSADDYWFMMLAQQGYIVACVDGRGTGFKGADFKKVTQLQLGKYEVEDQIDAAKVIGAYSYVDASRIGIFGWSYGGFMASNCIFQGADVFKMAIAVAPVTNWRFYDSIYTERYMQTPQENASGYDTNSPINHVDKLKGKFLLIHGSGDDNVHVQNSMQMMEALIQSNKQFDSQIYPDKNHGIYGGKTRIQLYNKMTNFIKENL; the protein is encoded by the coding sequence ATGTATTTGAATAAAATTACTGCGTTACTTTTCTTTTTGTGTATTACGGTATTCGGGCAGCAAAAAGTCACTGTTGATGAGATTTTTACAGGCGCTTTCCGAGCCAAAGGGATGGATGAATTACAATCGTTGCAAAACACCAATCAATATACGGTATTGAATTTTGACAGAGCAACAAGGAGCATGCAAATTGATCTTTATGATTTTGCTACCTTAAAAAAAGAGTCAAACCTAATTGACACTAAAAACTTTGCAGCACTTGTAGACGGAATAGACAGTTATACGTTTGATGCTTCTGAAAAGCAACTATTAATTGCATGTAGCTCTGATAAAATTTTCCGCCACTCTTTTGCCTCAGATTATTTTTTATATGATCTGACAACCAGAACTCTAACAAAACTTTTTGATTTTAAAGTGCAGGAGCCTACTTTCTCTCCTGATGGGACAAAAATTGCTTACGCTAAAGGAAATAATTTATATGTGTATGATGTCGCTTCGAAAAAATCGACAGCAATTACATCAGACGGAAAAAAGAATTCTATCATTAATGGTATTACAGACTGGGTTTATGAAGAAGAATTTGCTTTTGTAAGAGCTTTTGATTGGAGTAAAGACAGTAAAAAAATAGCTTTTATCCGTTTTGATGAAAGTGAGGTTCCAGAATTTTCGATGTCAATTTTTCAAAAAAGTCTGTATCCAACTATTGAGACTTTCAAATACCCGAAAGCTGGAGAAAAAAATGCAACAGTTTCTTTACATATTTATGATGTAGCGGGCAGCATAGCCAAAAAAGTTGATTTAGGAAATTATAAGGATTTTTATATTGCGAGACTGAAATGGACAAATGACAGCAATGTATTGTCGGCTCAGGTTTTAAACCGTCATCAGGATAATCTGGATTTGTTATTTATTGACGGGACAACAGCTAACGCAAAAGTGGTTTTGAACGAAAAAGACAAAGCATATGTTGATGTAACTGATAATTTAACGTTCTTACAAGACAACAGTTTTATCTGGACAAGTGAAAAAGACGGTTTTAACCACATTTATATTTATGATAAAACAGGGAAACTTAAAAATCAAATTACAAAAGGAAACTGGGAAGTTACTTCATACTACGGTTTCGACGAAAAAACAAAAACCATTTTTTATCAGTCTACAGAAAATGGTTCTATTAACAGAGATGTTTACAGCATAGCATTAGACGGAAAAAACAAAATACGTTTGACTAAAAATACAGGAACTAATACGGCTACTTTCAGCCCTAATTTCCAATTCTTCATTAATACTTTCTCAAGCGCAGCTCAGCCTACAGTTTATAGTTTAAATGAGTCAAAAACTGGGAAAGAAATTAAGGTTATCGAAAATAATCAGGAACTTGCTTCTAAATTAAAAGGCTATAATTTGCCTTTTAAAGAGTTTTTTGTTTTAAAAACAGCCAAAGGAAATGAGCTTAATGCTTGGCTGATTAAGCCAAAAGATTTTGATGCTTCAAAAAAATATCCTGTTTTTATGTACCAATATTCAGGACCAGGATCACAACAGGTAAATAACGAATGGAATTCTGCTGATGATTATTGGTTTATGATGTTAGCACAGCAAGGTTATATTGTGGCTTGTGTTGATGGTAGAGGAACTGGTTTTAAAGGTGCCGATTTCAAGAAAGTAACACAGCTGCAATTAGGGAAATATGAAGTTGAAGATCAAATTGATGCTGCCAAAGTGATAGGAGCTTATTCTTATGTAGATGCTTCAAGAATTGGTATTTTTGGCTGGTCTTATGGCGGATTTATGGCATCAAACTGTATTTTTCAGGGAGCCGATGTTTTCAAAATGGCAATCGCAGTAGCGCCTGTAACCAACTGGCGTTTTTATGACAGCATTTACACCGAAAGATACATGCAGACTCCACAAGAGAATGCAAGCGGATATGATACTAATTCGCCAATTAATCATGTAGATAAATTAAAAGGGAAATTTCTTTTGATTCATGGTTCTGGTGATGATAATGTGCATGTTCAAAATTCGATGCAAATGATGGAAGCATTAATTCAGTCTAATAAGCAATTTGATTCTCAAATATATCCAGACAAAAATCATGGTATATATGGAGGGAAAACAAGGATTCAGCTGTATAATAAAATGACTAACTTTATCAAGGAAAATTTATAA
- a CDS encoding peptide MFS transporter, which produces MTETKTNTAHPKGLWVLFGTEMWERFNFYGMRTLLTLFLVNSLLMKEEDASLIYGGFLGLCYLTPMLGGFIADRFFGNRNCIMLGGLLMAIGQLLLFTSASIFGDNLGLATAIMYSGLGVIIFGNGFFKPNISSMVGSLYPKQEKTKLDTAFTIFYMGINIGAFLGQFICPLVGDVKSEGGIRDIHAFKWGFLAAAIAMLIGTLVFYFLKNKYVVTPDGKPLGGLPSKNESSDYEEGEAQSAVFSTKSLIVSVLAFIGMFFLFHFSVDGDNVVKTIIYPIIYACGITLAGLILSDSSLTKVEKDRIWVIYIISFFIIFFWAAFEQAGSSLTFIADNQTDRDFFGWPMPASMVQIFNGLFVVALAVPFSILWDKLRAKDKEPISPVKLALGLLIIAISFFMIANQVKDLGNSGLLAVKWLILLYLLNTCAELCLSPIGLSLVGKLSPKRFSSLLYGVFFLSNASGYALAGTLGAILPATGDKFVKAKELGIDLQAVLDKKIIPTAEQLQLLDKNQIMDHNPVFVGFEIHNLFEFFMVFVSLTGLAALLLFALTPFLKKMMHGVR; this is translated from the coding sequence ATGACAGAAACTAAAACGAATACAGCACATCCAAAAGGGCTTTGGGTGCTGTTTGGAACCGAAATGTGGGAGCGTTTCAACTTCTACGGAATGCGGACCCTATTAACCCTGTTTTTAGTAAATTCTTTATTAATGAAAGAAGAAGATGCTTCTTTAATTTATGGAGGTTTTCTTGGACTCTGTTATTTGACTCCAATGTTAGGAGGTTTTATTGCAGATCGTTTTTTTGGAAATAGAAACTGTATTATGCTGGGCGGATTATTAATGGCTATAGGGCAATTATTATTATTTACCAGTGCAAGTATTTTTGGTGATAATCTAGGGTTAGCTACAGCTATAATGTATTCGGGATTAGGAGTAATTATTTTTGGGAATGGTTTTTTTAAGCCAAATATTTCCAGTATGGTGGGAAGCTTGTATCCAAAACAGGAAAAAACAAAATTGGATACTGCTTTTACCATTTTCTATATGGGAATCAACATAGGAGCTTTTTTAGGTCAATTTATATGTCCATTAGTAGGAGATGTTAAAAGTGAAGGTGGCATAAGAGATATTCATGCTTTCAAATGGGGATTTCTTGCAGCGGCGATTGCAATGCTTATAGGGACGCTGGTGTTTTATTTCTTAAAAAATAAATATGTGGTTACTCCTGATGGTAAACCATTAGGAGGGCTTCCATCTAAAAATGAATCATCTGATTATGAAGAAGGAGAAGCTCAAAGTGCAGTTTTTTCGACTAAATCATTAATAGTTTCAGTATTGGCTTTTATTGGAATGTTCTTTTTGTTTCATTTTTCAGTAGATGGAGATAATGTTGTTAAAACCATTATTTATCCAATCATTTATGCCTGTGGTATAACTTTGGCAGGTTTAATTTTATCTGACAGTTCATTGACAAAAGTTGAAAAAGACCGAATTTGGGTTATTTATATAATTTCTTTTTTCATTATTTTCTTTTGGGCAGCATTTGAGCAGGCAGGTTCTTCATTAACTTTTATTGCGGATAACCAAACGGATAGAGACTTTTTTGGTTGGCCAATGCCAGCATCAATGGTTCAGATTTTTAATGGATTATTTGTTGTTGCATTAGCGGTTCCATTCAGTATATTGTGGGATAAATTAAGAGCTAAAGACAAAGAACCAATTTCTCCGGTTAAATTGGCTTTGGGACTATTAATAATTGCTATAAGCTTTTTTATGATTGCCAATCAGGTAAAAGACCTTGGTAATTCTGGATTATTGGCTGTAAAATGGTTGATCTTGTTGTATTTATTGAATACTTGTGCAGAACTTTGTTTATCTCCAATCGGTTTGTCATTGGTAGGTAAATTATCACCAAAACGTTTTTCTTCTTTATTATATGGCGTATTTTTCTTGTCGAATGCATCTGGATATGCACTAGCGGGAACTTTAGGAGCAATATTGCCAGCCACAGGAGACAAATTTGTAAAAGCAAAAGAATTAGGTATAGATCTTCAGGCTGTATTGGATAAAAAAATAATACCAACAGCTGAACAATTACAATTATTGGACAAAAATCAAATTATGGATCATAACCCAGTTTTTGTTGGGTTTGAAATTCATAATTTATTTGAATTCTTTATGGTTTTTGTAAGTTTAACTGGGCTTGCAGCATTATTATTATTTGCATTAACTCCATTTTTGAAAAAAATGATGCACGGTGTCAGATAA